The DNA window TGCTTTGGGATTTTGTTTCAAATTCGGATACTCGCAATAATGGATAAATCCACCGGCAGTATATTTCGGATAATCTTTTTCGAAGTCGATCTTCTCAAAAGGCGTGATTTTTTTTCGAACATCATAATGAAAACTATTCGTGTAATATTCTTTATCCGTAATATCTTTCACGATTCCGAATTTTTTGGTATCCAAGCGGCAAAAAGTATCAGTCAAGCTTTCGCTTGGTGTGCTGTAAACGCTGAAGTGATAGCCATATTCCGCTTCCCAAGCCTTGCAGTGTTCCCACAAAGATTTGACGATCTGCACCGAAAACGCCTTAGCCTGCGGATCATGTTCCCAAGCATGTCCATAAAAGACCGTACCCACTTCATAAAGACCAATGTAGCCCAATGAAACGGTGGCCCGAGATTTATTGAATAGTTGGTCGATCGAATCGCCGCGCTTCAGCCGTTTGCCAAATGCCCCGTATTCATAAAGGATCGGTGCATTATCTGGATTAGCCTGCTTGGCACGTGCGATTTTAAACAGCAAAGCTTGCTTGCATACATCCATACGCTGTTCAAAAATATCCCAGAATTTCTTCTGATCTTGTTTTGATTCCATAGCAATACGCGGCAAGTTGACTGTCACAACGCCCAAATTCATCCGACCAGAATTGACTTCTTGGCCATTTTCATCATGCCAGCCCTGCAAAAACGAACGGCAACCCATCGGTGCTTTAAAACTGCCTGTCAGTTCAACGATTTTGTCATACATCAACACATCTGGATACATGCGCTTAGTTGCACATTCAATCGCTAATTGTTTAATGTCATAATTTGGATCACCGGGCTTTAAATTCAAGCCGCGTTTGATCGTAAAGACTAATTTTGGAAAAATAGCTGTCCGGCGTTCTTTGCCCAGGCCTTGGATACGAATCTGCAAAATCGCTTTTTGGATCGCACGTTCGATCCAGCTTGTGCCTAGACCAAATCCAACCGTTGTAAAAGGTGTCTGGCCCTGAGAAGAATAAAGCGTATTAATCTCATACTCTAGACCCTGCATTGCATCGTAAATATCTTTTTCAGTTTTTTGGCGGGCAAAAGCATTTTGCTTGTCTTCGCCGTCAATCCACTTTTTTGCTTCGGCCAAATTCTTGTCATAATTTTTTTCGGCAAAAGGTGCTAACA is part of the Oenococcus sicerae genome and encodes:
- the nrdD gene encoding anaerobic ribonucleoside-triphosphate reductase; translated protein: MTNQNNNLTTTATAIKIQEVNGKISELKIDQLQQTLLQANQQLTDPIDEQSIKDLVDEILTQLPFFDDSSVSRQAVNETILAVLKERHDLKLVKAVDDLLMAKQVDASQATDISFMIQRLLDKDASIVNENANKDSQVFNTQRDLTAGTVAKAIGLKMLPPKVAAAHLSGDIHWHDLDYQPYSPMTNCCLIDFKEMLTNGFKIGNAEVESPNSIGTATAQMAQIIANVASSQYGGCSADRTDELLAPFAEKNYDKNLAEAKKWIDGEDKQNAFARQKTEKDIYDAMQGLEYEINTLYSSQGQTPFTTVGFGLGTSWIERAIQKAILQIRIQGLGKERRTAIFPKLVFTIKRGLNLKPGDPNYDIKQLAIECATKRMYPDVLMYDKIVELTGSFKAPMGCRSFLQGWHDENGQEVNSGRMNLGVVTVNLPRIAMESKQDQKKFWDIFEQRMDVCKQALLFKIARAKQANPDNAPILYEYGAFGKRLKRGDSIDQLFNKSRATVSLGYIGLYEVGTVFYGHAWEHDPQAKAFSVQIVKSLWEHCKAWEAEYGYHFSVYSTPSESLTDTFCRLDTKKFGIVKDITDKEYYTNSFHYDVRKKITPFEKIDFEKDYPKYTAGGFIHYCEYPNLKQNPKALEAVWDYAYDKIGYLGTNTPIDQCFECGFKGEFEATARGFKCPKCGNTDPATCDVVKRTCGYLGNPLQRPMIHGRHQEIVSRVKHMTLGNDATTSARQG